In Solea senegalensis isolate Sse05_10M linkage group LG18, IFAPA_SoseM_1, whole genome shotgun sequence, a single window of DNA contains:
- the LOC122759717 gene encoding myeloid-associated differentiation marker-like protein 2, with protein MGVIDGIKDTMSKAVFTPSTLLSARGALHMAQILLCLVTFVLAAVRGGSSHTYWNYAMFTWAFCFIMTLVITIIEMMKLDIVLDLFCMDWPDFATGMAMCSALMTVSVAVMYANFYACATCVYGWVVTAFACLCGLVYVLEVVKDKCLDKKTGTYLAALPGFFKCMEAFVSCIIFISLTGYRDSIALILCVVAYVIPFPILPVIIATNILKKLKKRLPFNLDRFVFIFLVISVVLYIFTAIMWPIFMFRNNPRPSDCPPSYCVWAIQFMVAFMTYVNLILFSLDLVFTLLGICGFRRT; from the coding sequence ATGGGGGTCATTGACGGCATCAAGGACACCATGTCCAAGGCGGTGTTCACTCCTTCGACCCTGCTGTCTGCACGAGGCGCCCTGCACATGGCTCAGATCCTCCTGTGTCTGGTCACATTTGTCCTGGCTGCTGTCAGAGGAGGGAGCAGCCATACCTACTGGAACTATGCAATGTTCACCTGGGCCTTCTGCTTCATCATGACCCTCGTCATCACCATCATTGAAATGATGAAGCTCGACATCGTCCTCGACCTGTTTTGTATGGACTGGCCGGACTTCGCCACAGGGATGGCCATGTGCTCCGCACTCATGACCGTTTCTGTTGCTGTCATGTACGCCAACTTCTACGCCTGTGCCACGTGCGTGTACGGGTGGGTGGTGACTGCGTTCGCTTGCTTGTGCGGTTTGGTCTATGTCCTTGAAGTAGTGAAGGACAAATGTCTGGATAAGAAGACGGGGACATACCTGGCTGCTCTGCCTGGGTTCTTTAAATGTATGGAGGCCTTTGTGAGCTGCATCATCTTCATATCACTGACTGGTTACAGAGACAGTATAGCTCTGATCCTGTGCGTCGTGGCATATGTCATTCCCTTCCCCATTCTCCCTGTAATCATAGCCACCAACATCCTCAAGAAACTGAAGAAACGTTTGCCTTTTAACTTGGacaggtttgtgtttatatttctgGTGATCTCTGTGGTGTTGTACATCTTCACCGCGATAATGTGGCCTATTTTCATGTTCAGGAACAATCCACGTCCCAGCGACTGTCCACCCAGCTACTGTGTCTGGGCCATTCAGTTCATGGTTGCGTTCATGACCTATGTGAATCTGATCCTCTTCTCACTGGACCTCGTTTTTACACTGCTCGGCATCTGCGGCTTCCGACGCACATGA